DNA from Saccharicrinis carchari:
AAAGGTATTGTGTTTATAGACGAAATAGATAAAATTGCCCGCAAAGGCGATAACCCAAGCATAACGCGCGATGTATCGGGCGAAGGGGTGCAGCAGGGACTGCTAAAGTTACTGGAAGGTGCCGTTGTTAACGTACCACCACAGGGCGGACGTAAACACCCTGACCAAAAGATGATACCCGTAGATACCAAAAATATACTTTTTGTTTGTGGTGGTGCTTTTGATGGGATTGAAAGAAAAATAGGTCAACGCCTGAATACCCAGGTTGTGGGCTATGCGGCCAGTAAAGCCAAGGATAAGGTCGATCAAAAAAACTTATTGCAGTATGTGGCTCCACAGGATTTAAAGTCGTTTGGTCTGATACCTGAGATTATTGGTCGTTTGCCCGTGCTTACCTATCTAAACCCATTGGATAAGGCCGTGTTGCGTAGGATTTTACGCGAACCCAAAAATTCGATTATCAAGCAATACGAGAAGCTGTTTAGCATTGATAATATCACACTTACATTTACGGATGATGTATTGGATTACATCGTTGACAAAGCGGTGGAATTTAAATTGGGTGCCAGAGGATTGCGTTCTATCTGCGAAACTATTATGATGGATCTGATGTTCGACGCACCCTCAAAAGATGAGAAAGAGTTGGTAATAACGGTAGAATATGCCCGTGCCAGAATAGACAAGGAAAGCCTTACACGATTAAAGGCGAGTTAAGATGAGGAGTGGTTTTGTAGACTAAAAGCCTACAAAAACGAGATAGCCAATAATCCCTATCTGCTGCCAGCAGGGTATGGAGTACTTGCTTAGCTATCCTGC
Protein-coding regions in this window:
- the clpX gene encoding ATP-dependent Clp protease ATP-binding subunit ClpX, whose translation is MDKCSFCGRVRKDTNLLIAGVSGHICDSCIEQAHGILEEEFKKKGGFNVEDITLLKPVEIKKFLDQYIIGQDEAKKFLAVAVYNHYKRLQQRTTKDDVEIEKSNIILVGETGTGKTLLARTIARMLHVPFTIVDATVLTEAGYVGEDIESILTRLLQAADYNVEAAEKGIVFIDEIDKIARKGDNPSITRDVSGEGVQQGLLKLLEGAVVNVPPQGGRKHPDQKMIPVDTKNILFVCGGAFDGIERKIGQRLNTQVVGYAASKAKDKVDQKNLLQYVAPQDLKSFGLIPEIIGRLPVLTYLNPLDKAVLRRILREPKNSIIKQYEKLFSIDNITLTFTDDVLDYIVDKAVEFKLGARGLRSICETIMMDLMFDAPSKDEKELVITVEYARARIDKESLTRLKAS